One part of the Entelurus aequoreus isolate RoL-2023_Sb linkage group LG05, RoL_Eaeq_v1.1, whole genome shotgun sequence genome encodes these proteins:
- the LOC133650065 gene encoding protein FAM83H-like gives MAHRSQSSSIGENPLDPKYLPPHYKEEYRLAIDALIEHDVPGYCEFLQNADVVSFLAPQEIEHIKSTIQGPSHSQSVPDLTFSDVGHNVEGSSDTYWPMQSDMAAPGLDLGWPLTQHNFVGPTEVTTLVNPSETNMPSIKEQARRLIKNARQVVAVVMDMFTDVDIFADLLDAAARHVPIYILLDEQEAHNFVSMVINCKVNLDMIHMMRVRTVAGITYNSRTGKSFKGQMKDRFLLADCRAVLSGNYSFMWSYEKIHRCIAHLFLGELVATFDEEFRILYAQSEPLVVDPSDRTLALSDTGSFFNRQIGFKRTQSLRNPVSFRRQPEISYGFSHGDQDRNSALPFRRNDPFRHTIEPGAGITIGKYSQQQFRLQSSYLDQGRSMVSRQMELSGFKRHSYAEGTQENYMSSRHYMKHRVMNNLDESDLHREQKLHLYNEGPGSGSGHGHYDRIRSTHLAIDQYSDSSSFRSDQEPNYGNYGRGGVNLSSEDLSGPEGVQTPPIAGRYGGSSALKRPTVGQAYACQSSPTQLHPPEKKPFSKQSEQEHNQDSSVRHGLRNWRIHSYLSTYEEGGEEGLNQPLGPDAFEDPPPSQEQDYSVAPKARAEIQRPRYGKPVVPDRTEVLSSVSDKRSMSVDRHEEDDRSFGTEDSEAPDRFLSKHESFRSRINPLLQRSSRLRSSLIFSSSKAEMHSGSTGLKAATEEDEKLDSVRTSSIVAQILEKRRALSREPFDWKKTPEEQSKEKEEKSGVTNQEEEEEKSLTNTTEAKDEYKKSEGPLKSNDGVSSSLNINDPASRLQYFNDVAAKRKASKMETESSLKGPEPAEKKSDVSDKVPEKTIASTTTPAAAVVSTESEAKKSEVQAKIADLNRRSSFTSTKASLISPKPFVSAVKPFEPHKEENSSDSQKKDLFKSLKPLPSPKIFKRDPLKLKGLNPRRISCGEELLTDATDTEKSELKKSRSQSSSTLPRDDSKEAQQRGSNTSINTLSSGEGKSDGKTLDFLKKQTQRLKGLLVPKDKEKKSSGEDRSIGTVKEMVEDYSKKQSSSAKDAESSPADQTTGNHRTSAGTSVSRYQASANSTLFSSNLRDDTKVILEQISANSQKNRLERDDAGDGERDAKAKGVDSDFSAKRNRFLRPQVGVQEREGLLKRIESLRKEKKVYSRFEMGNTLG, from the exons ATGGCTCACCGGTCACAAAGTTCGTCAATTGGAGAGAACCCCCTCGATCCAAAATACCTGCCCCCGCACTACAAGGAGGAGTATCGTCTTGCCATTGATGCACTGATAGAACATGACGTACCG GGTTATTGCGAGTTCCTCCAGAATGCGGACGTGGTCAGCTTTCTCGCGCCACAAGAAATCGAGCACATCAAATCTACCATCCAGGGGCCTAGTCACTCCCAAAGCGTCCCAGATCTGACTTTCTCAGATGTGGGCCACAATGTCGAGGGATCCTCAGACACCTACTGGCCCATGCAGTCCGATATGGCCGCCCCGGGCCTGGACCTGGGCTGGCCACTCACCCAGCACAACTTTGTCGGGCCCACGGAAGTCACTACTCTGGTCAACCCCTCGGAAACAAACATGCCTAGCATTAAGGAGCAAGCCAGGAGACTGATTAAGAACGCTCGCCAA GTCGTTGCCGTGGTGATGGACATGTTTACAGATGTTGACATATTTGCTGACCTCTTGGACGCAGCAGCACGCCATGTTCCTATTTATATTCTTTTGGATGAGCAGGAAGCCCACAACTTTGTCTCCATGGTGATCAACTGTAAGGTCAACCTGGACATGATCCAT atgATGCGCGTCAGGACTGTGGCCGGAATAACGTATAATTCCCGGACGGGAAAGTCCTTTAAGGGGCAGATGAAAGATCGCTTCCTGCTGGCTGACTGCAGGGCTGTACTTAGCGGTAACTACAG CTTCATGTGGTCATACGAGAAGATTCATCGCTGCATCGCTCACCTTTTTCTTGGAGAGCTAGTTGCCACGTTTGACGAAGAGTTCCGCATTCTCTATGCTCAGTCGGAGCCTCTCGTCGTCGACCCGTCGGACAGAACTCTCGCCCTCTCTGACACTGGAAGTTTCTTCAACAGACAGATAGGTTTTAAGAGGACCCAGTCCTTACGGAATCCCGTGAGTTTCCGAAGGCAACCCGAGATTTCCTACGGTTTCTCGCACGGAGACCAGGACCGCAACTCTGCACTTCCTTTCCGGAGGAACGACCCCTTCCGACACACTATTGAGCCCGGGGCGGGAATCACCATTGGCAAGTACTCTCAGCAACAGTTCCGCTTGCAGTCGTCATATTTGGACCAGGGAAGGTCGATGGTATCCCGTCAGATGGAGTTGAGCGGCTTTAAGAGACACAGCTATGCAGAAGGAACCCAAGAGAACTACATGTCCTCGAGGCACTACATGAAGCACAGAGTCATGAACAATCTCGATGAGTCAGACCTCCACAG agaACAGAAACTCCATTTGTACAATGAAGGGCCTGGATCAGGTTCTGGCCACGGACACTACGACAGAATACGTTCTACACATCTAGCCATTGACCAGTATTCAGACTCCAGCTCATTCCGCTCCGATCAAGAGCCAAACTATGGAAACTATGGCAGAGGTGGTGTAAATCTTTCATCAGAGGATTTAAGTGGACCAGAAGGGGTTCAGACACCTCCAATAGCTGGAAGGTATGGAGGAAGTTCTGCTCTGAAGAGGCCAACCGTAGGACAGGCTTATGCCTGTCAAAGCTCACCCACACAGCTTCACCCACCAGAGAAGAAGCCATTTTCGAAACAATCCGAACAGGAGCACAACCAAGACTCCAGTGTTAGGCACGGTTTAAGGAACTGGAGGATCCATTCGTATCTTAGTACATATGAGGAAGGTGGAGAAGAGGGTCTGAATCAACCCTTGGGGCCCGATGCATTTGAAGATCCCCCACCTTCTCAGGAGCAAGACTATTCAGTTGCCCCTAAGGCCAGAGCAGAGATCCAAAGACCACGCTATGGAAAGCCAGTTGTACCTGACAGAACCGAGGTGCTCTCCTCAGTTAGTGACAAGAGATCCATGTCAGTGGATAGACATGAGGAGGATGATAGGAGTTTTGGAACGGAGGACAGCGAGGCGCCAGATCGCTTCCTTTCGAAACATGAATCCTTCCGCTCACGGATTAACCCGCTCCTGCAGCGTAGCTCCCGTCTACGTTCCTCGCTCATATTCTCATCGTCGAAAGCAGAGATGCACAGCGGAAGCACTGGCCTGAAAGCAGCCACAGAAGAAGATGAGAAGTTAGACTCTGTGCGCACTTCCTCCATCGTAGCCCAGATCCTAGAGAAGAGGAGGGCTTTATCTCGAGAACCTTTTGACTGGAAAAAGACACCCGAGGAGCAGAGCaaggagaaagaagaaaaaagtggGGTTACAAatcaagaagaagaagaggaaaaaagtttgacaaaTACAACAGAAGCAAAAGATGAATACAAGAAATCTGAGGGACCTTTAAAGTCTAATGACGGAGTGTCATCGTCTCTAAATATCAATGACCCGGCCAGTCGACTGCAGTATTTCAATGACGTCGCTGCCAAGAGAAAAGCATCAAAAATGGAGACTGAGTCATCGCTGAAAGGCCCAGAGCCAGCGGAGAAAAAGTCAGACGTCTCTGACAAAGTCCCCGAAAAAACGATAGCGAGCACGACAACCCCCGCTGCTGCTGTCGTGTCAACAGAATCCGAGGCAAAGAAATCAGAAGTCCAAGCAAAAATTGCCGACCTCAATCGGCGATCTTCGTTTACGTCTACAAAAGCATCGCTAATCTCTCCGAAGCCTTTTGTGAGCGCTGTGAAGCCTTTTGAACCTCACAAGGAGGAGAATTCATCCGATAGCCAAAAGAAAGATTTATTTAAGTCATTGAAGCCCCTTCCGTCCCCTAAGATCTTTAAAAGGGACCCGCTCAAGCTCAAAGGACTCAACCCTCGTAGGATCTCCTGCGGTGAGGAGCTCTTAACGGATGCCACAGACACAGAGAAGAGTGAGCTGAAGAAGAGTCGTTCCCAGAGTTCTTCCACTTTGCCTCGTGACGACTCAAAGGAAGCTCAGCAGAGGGGATCCAACACCTCCATCAACACACTTAGTAGTGGTGAGGGAAAGAGTGACGGTAAAACCCTTGACTTCCTGAAGAAACAGACCCAGAGACTGAAGGGATTATTGGTACCCAAAGATAAGGAGAAGAAATCATCGGGTGAGGACCGCAGCATTGGCACAGTGAAAGAAATGGTTGAAGATTACAGCAAAAAGCAGAGTTCTTCTGCCAAGGACGCAGAATCTTCCCCTGCCGATCAAACAACCGGCAATCACCGGACATCAGCCGGCACATCCGTCTCACGTTACCAGGCGTCCGCTAACTCGACCCTGTTCAGTAGCAACCTCCGCGATGACACCAAAGTCATCCTGGAGCAGATCTCAGCCAACAGTCAGAAGAACCGCCTTGAGCGGGACGACGCAGGAGACGGCGAGCGCGATGCCAAGGCCAAGGGTGTGGACAGCGACTTCTCTGCAAAAAGGAACCGCTTTCTGCGACCACAAGTCGGCGTCCAAGAGAGGGAGGGACTGCTGAAGAGGATAGAGAGCCTGAGGAAGGAGAAGAAGGTCTACAGCCGCTTTGAG